AGGAAGTGACACGAGTAGTCGGAGGTGCGATGGACCTATTCCAGCAACAATCTGGCCGATCGAGCCAGATGGCCGAAGAGGAGATGAGGATGGCGGAGGAGGCCAGCACGGACCCCGCGCTGCTCGCGGCGGCCGCGTCGGTCCTGTTCGCGTGGTACCAGTTCTACCTGCGCGGGAACAAGGCAGGCGGCCTGTTCGTCGGTCTGTGGCCGCCGACCATCCTGGCCTTCGCGAGCTACTACAAACAGTCGAACATGTCGGACCGGATGGATCGGATGCGGCGGATGATGTGAGGACGCCACACCGCTTCTTTTCGAGTCCCGGCTCCGATCGGGTCGCCGTCCGCGTCGAACACGGATAAGGCGGCCGCATTTGCAGGGTGAGGGTACAGCCGCGAGGCGCGCCACCGAACGGTATGAAACGGGAGTTTACCTACCGGTGTCTCGCGTGCGATCACCACGTGACGGCGACCCGGCGTCCGGGCGACTGCCCGCACTGTGGCGGCGACCTCGTCAACGAGACGCTGGACCGCTGGCGGCTGCAGTACACCGACTGACGGTGACGGAAATGCGAATACTGCAGGCGGTCCAGGCCCTCCCGCCGGACACCTACGGCGGCTCCGAACTCTACACCGAACGCCTCGCCGAGGCGTTCGCCGCGCGGGGCCACGAGGTCGGCGTCGCCACCCCCCGAGGGGCCGGGGCCGACCTCGACGGGGTCGACGTGTACGACCTCCCGGAACGCGACGCCCCCGGCGTTCAGGACGACCGCGGCGTGCCGCTCGGTCCGGTCGCCCCGGACGTGGACGCCCGCTTCGACGACCTCCTCGCGGCGGTCGACCCCGACGTGGTCCACCTGCAGCACCTCAAGGGGCTCTCGGCGACGATCCCGT
The window above is part of the Halomarina pelagica genome. Proteins encoded here:
- a CDS encoding rubrerythrin-like domain-containing protein gives rise to the protein MKREFTYRCLACDHHVTATRRPGDCPHCGGDLVNETLDRWRLQYTD